CACATTATGTGTCATAGTTCACCTTCCCATACATTCTTTTACAGCTCTTTCCTCCTTCAGCTTTGATTTACGCCTTTCAGACAGACTGGAAAGATATCTAATATCAAGGGTTCTCTGGGGTGGAAAATGTCTTTCTGAAGACCacacaaagaacaaaagaaatagaCTTTCCTCATGTGAAAATGTCCAACTAGAAATTCCCTTCTTGCAACTTGCATCTGGGGGCTTTTTTTACTTGGTAGCACAATTGTAACTTATTTGAATTGTAACaattgcaatttatttttcctatggTCTTCTTTGGGAATTGAAAGAAGCTTTTAGGTTcccagaaccttctcttctccagaaagAACCACTTCAttttcctcagcctctccttgaGTCATTTGCTGCAATTCCCTTGTATCTTAACACCTTGATGCCTAGAGGTTTTACTgtgtattttgtagatttttagaggttTTAGAATTATATAAGTTTTCCTGGGTTGCTAACCTATGAGGTGGTGTTAGAAGTTACTGAGATATTTTTTCACACATTCTTAAGCTTTCCCAAGGTCATGACGTTTTGAAGAAACAGCTGTAAGATAGCTTCATGACAAAATCATAGAGAGGACCCAGGGCCCTTGGAGcctctccaaggggcagttctgaggaccTGTATGAGGGAGGCACCAAGGGAAATTGGTACCCAGGTTGGCTGTAGATATCAGATATGCTAATTAtggaaaattataaaaactatAACATCTCTGAACCGGTGTGTGCATGCTCGGTGTGCACCTAGAAGCTTCTACAGAAAGGCACATTTCTATCTTTCTCCACTAATGTTTTTTTGAGAGTTGAGAGTCTTTTCCAGGAATTTTAGGCATCAACTTCACATTTCCTTCAACACCTCAGAGAGAACTGGGGAATCACCAGGTGTTCTGTGGAGTACACTACAACTTAAAAATTTGGCCCCAGTCTCACACTGTTATTCTGGGACTGCCTCACTCTACCTTCTAAAGCTGTTCCTTCCTATTCTCTAGCTACAGAGATGCTAAACAAGTGCATCCTACTGCTTCCTGGATCCCAGCAACAACACTGGATGAAAAAAGACACCAAATgcaaaactgcaggaaaatacCTGGAATACCAGGACAGAACTCTAGTGAGGTGAGAGCCTGGAGTTGCTTGAATCACAGCCTAGAGTATATACATCTACACCTTTTCAGTGCTATCCCATAAGGAGGAGCATCATACCTGTTCAGTCCCTGGCAGTATCCAATGGCAGGATTGTGCCAGGAGAATGCCAACAATACCCTCCGGAGCTTGGGAATGAgctgggaggtgggagaggaaaAATGCTTATTGTTGGTCAGGGTGCGTGGCAGATCGAGCTCAATCTGGCGGCAGGCAGGGTGCTCAGTGCTCTTGCTCTGTTGCAGCAGCCGCTGGTAGTGGTCAGGCAGATGGCTGCAGTGTTGGCTGACAATCCACCTCCACACCCGCTGCCGGTGCTCCACTGGAATGCCACTTCGGATCAGGctcttcagctctgcagaggggttcAGCTCTCCAATGCTGTTCCACCTGTCACGGAGGGGCTTCTCCACTatttcctggctctgcagtttGTTGGACTTTATCTCCAGGGCTTGGATTTTGGCCAGGAGTTTCCAGTCCTCAATTTCATAGTCAGGTACAGTCATAAACCCATACTCATCATACTCACTGGAGGAACACAACGCAGCGGTTAGTTCAAATGACAGGGCTACTACCTGTGCAAAGGACACTGCTTGGGGTCATGCCAGCTACCATCTGCTACCAGTTTCCATCACCCTTGTCACAGCTACCATCTGCTGCCAGGTTCCATCACCCTTGTCACAGCACAGGTATTCCTCCTTCACTTCTCTGGCAGCTGCATGTGACAGCTTGCCATGCCCACTGTTTCACAACCTTGAAGACAAATGGAGGCCTGCAGTAATGGTGTACACACACAGACCCAAGCGTAACTTTCCTCTGAGCTGCAGAACAGCCTCGTCAGACTTCTCTCACTAGTTCCCCAGCCCCCTCTCATCAGCTCACTAGCTCCTAAGGGAGTATTTAGCTCACTTTGTGCACCTTCTGTCCACCACATCCTAGGGCAGAGATAGTTCTATAGGAAGGGACTGCAAAGGCTTTGGGGCTTCACACCAAAGAATAGAAAACCACAGCTCCTTCTGATGTATCCCTGTACACAATGTAAATCTCCTACTGTTTGGAACACACCAGGAGTACTGATAGTACAGCTCATTGAGGGTTTGTGAACCATCTGTTCACATTGTGGGATACTTGTAAGACACCATGTTCTTGAGAGAGAGACCAAGCCTGGCCCAGAGGTTTCATCTCCAAAGCTACCTGGAAAAGCTGCAAGACTGAATGAACAGATACAGTGGGAACTGCTACAGAAAAGGGACACTGACTGGGCAGGAAGGCATAAACACAAATGTAGGGACACCAGCAGTGCTTGTGGCAAGGCTCTCTGGAGGCTTCCAGTGCCACCTGCCTCACTGCAAGATTGTCCTCAGGACTAGCACAGGGCAATGGTGGCTTTATATGGCTGGGACTAGAAAACTCCTAAGGACAGAGATGCTCCAAGTCCCAGGTGGCCTCCTCTCCTACAGATGGAGTGTATCCTCATGTCCAATATTTACCTCCCAGGCAATCCATGGCTGTCATCACTTGCCATACTGTCTGCCATTCCCAAGAAAAGTTTAACAATACCATCTTTAACCTTCCGTACCTACGCTGGCATGCTGCTATCAGATATTCATGGTCTCTAcaccaccaaaccaaaccagcctCCTCAACTTCTGCTATGTTGTAGCTCAAAGTCCCTATTATAAAAATGTTCCCAAACTTCTCTTGTCTGCACATTTGCCTTCTCAGATAGGTTTCTACAAGGGTGTGAATATTCCCATGCTCTTGATTCTTACCTTATAGGATTCAAGTTAAAacatccttctccttcttccttcacATCCCACTGGAGCGCTTCCTGGATGAGGTTTTTCACCAACTCAGCATGGGAGCTGGGCAGGCCAGGCACAGCCTCCTGCAGCTTCCGCAAGACTGTCAAGTATTTGCTCTCCATCTGGCAGTTTCTTGCTTGCAGGCAGGCACACTGATGGGGAAACAAGAAGGAAAGAGCCAACTAAGTGGCAGTTCTTCCTGCATTGCCACTACTCTCTACCTGCCTGGTCTGCACATAAAGCAATGACTCCTAAACAGCAAAGCCTGAGAAAACACATTCAGTAATTTTCTGCAGTCACTGGATTGCAGATGTGAATGAATCGCCATAGTCTGTCAACAAACACATGCTGCAGGACTAGCATGCAACAGGGGTTGCTTATTGAGTGGAAGACCTAGTACATCATCATCTACTTTAGCTACTGCATTGCATCAGTGGATGGGCACATCCCAGCCAGCCCAACAAAGGACACAGTCCAACAGCCACCACTGCATCTGAATTCTCTCCAGCCTTTTTCTCTGCCACTCATACAAGTTCTCTACACCACACTGAGCTGTATCCTGACAAAACATACTACTCTTGAGGCTAAGTTATAAGTGTACCATTTTCCAGATACATGGTAGAACCACAGATTAGGCAACCACATGCTCCTCAGCATGCCCAGTCTCACGACACTGGCAGACATCATTCCTCAAGCACAGGAAGCCCAGTTGAGTTCAAACACCAGGACAGTATCTGCCACCACCATACTCCTGGgcacacaaagcagaaaaaatgcaTGACGACTGTTAGCCCACTTCACAAGTGGGGGACTGAGGCCACAGAGGTGACAAGACTCACCCAGTGTCTCAAAGGAAGATCAGTGAAGACTCCTGTTCAGTGGGAAGCAGCAAttgaaaacaagaataaaacagaaaccaCAAAGAGAATTAGGTGGCATAcagacaggacagaaaggagCATGGGATACTTTCATACCACCACTTTAATCAGCATTTTCCTTCACATTGAGCATGCTTCTGAAGGTTACAGCAGTTTCAGGATCAGAAAAGGCAGTAACTTAAGAGGCAGGTAGAGCTTCAAAGAACTAGAAAGCAAACAGATTAAGAATGGCAATAACACTTCAGAAGCAGATTTTTGCCATATTGCAGGACCCATGACTTTTGAGACATTCCTGTGGTGGTGCATCCCCCACCTCAGGCCACTCTGTGATCTCATAAATGCTCCTTAGGCTTCAGCCTTTATGAACAGCACCTGAGCTAAGCTTCACCTGAGCTTACCAGAAACATTGTCTGCTACCACGAAATTCTACTGTCTAACAAGCTCCTGTTTTCTAATGAACAGCAATGGaaacttttttccttgcaaACCCAAGTGGAATAACATTTTTGTTACCAAACTTTTCAAGAAAGCTACCAACCCAAATTGTAGCCAGGATGCAAAACTACTATGACTAAAGCTCACTTTCTTGAGACCCTAACAGAGACTCTTTGCACTCTCCTGGACTGCAGCGGGCGGTCACCAGTGGCCTGACTCTGAATGGGACACCTCTCAGAGCCAGAGAACTCTCAAGTTCTTGGAGGACCACTACCAATGACCATGGATCCTGGGCTGGTACCCTCACTTCTCGAGGCTCAACTCTGCCTTTTGAGAAGATGCAAAGTCAGCCAACATGAGTACTTCACTGAACTGGAGGGGAAATATTCACAGGTATATACCTTGTACGTACTTGTTTAGATATGTATGTGTGTAAGTGTGAATATGGTACAGCAAATTCACGATGAATATTGCTCTCCTAGACTGTTAAGTACCATAGATTTGTAAGTAAGTTAGGCCTGTAAATGAGTTACTGTTGTGGTGTAATAAATTCTGTAGGAACCTTTTGTTACATTAGTTAAATTAAACTACTGATTAAGTGCTGCTAAGCTTAATGCTGTTAAACCTTTAGACCTAAACTGTTCGCCAGGTTCAGTTTGGCAAGGGGTCCATGCTAAACCTTGTGACTCAATGGGAGGGTCACCCTTATTCCTTTTACCCTTACCATTTCCTATCCTCACATTTTTCCATCCCCAGCCTCCACATAGATAATTTTTGACTGATTTTAGTTGTAGATTGATTGATTTCAGGTTTTAGTactatttttcctctgtgtgtttgtAGAGCAAACCTTGCCAACAAACTTTGTCATGCTTTCACTTTAACATTAAACCTGCTTTGGCCAACAGCTTTGCCAGTGAttctttgagcaacctgaagCACTCATTCACAATGCTACCTTAAAACCTAGGGAAGTAAAACCTCAGCAAAAGCCACAAAACAAATGCCAGCACACACCACCAGCCCTGGAATTGGTTCAGGACCAGAAGGTAGGATTAGATAAGTCTGAGACTAACCAGGTCAAGCACACTTAAAAggctagaaaaaaaatgaaacttaaaaaaacaggCAACTCAGATGTAACTGCAGGACATGAAGACTGTTGCCACGTGGCAGTGTCAGGCATAGCAGATGAATGACTAGATGGAGCCAGGACTCAGTCAGCTCTCAGGAAACTTTTCTGAATGCCTACACAGTGttgctttttaatttgtatccaaaagcaaagctgaaatgcagaaatctGGGTTAAGGTACAGAACCATTAAGATTAAGCTTTGCAGGTATTCTATTTctattgaaaaatgaaaatgatcACATCTAATTTGAGAACaacataaagcagaaaaaaggtCACACTAAAAAGAGACATTGAGAAGAAAGCTTATTCCTGGTGGATCAAAATCATTCCAGTGccaactttgaaaataaatcagtaacAGTTCACACAAGGGAAAAAGGTCATTTTGCCTTACCTTCATCAGAAGGGCTTTTTCATTCTCAGCAACACTTGTCCAGAGTCGAGTAACCTGGTGGATCTCCGAATTGAGAAACTGGTTTTGGGTTCTGTATGCATCTATATCATCCTGCCATGAAGGAAAACAGTCACAGAGGGGCTTAAAATTCCTTCCAGTTCAGGGACACCAGATTATGTgaaggacaataaaatatctcaACAAATTTGTGTTCTGGGGAGCAGACAAGTCTCCCCAGGACAAATATTGACTACAAAGGAAACCAAGGTACAATGTTGAATAGGACTATCCTGCGTCAACAAGACACTTGAAAATGCTAAATACATGTACATGCATGAAAAACACAGAGACATCCAGGTCATATAAAGTTAAAGAAGCACCTAAATAAGATGAAGAATACATGTcttttgtttaggttttgtttggttgattgatttggttttgttttgtttttaaattacaaatctcagccccatggctggcagcaAAAACACTTTCCCCCAATGCAGGAAGTGGCTCTTTTGGCTATTCTCCACCTTATGTCATTGTAACTGCACAGAGACATGGATGGATCTGAAACTGGGAAACTGTTTgcaagaaagaaatgcagaggaACAAAGATAGCGAAGGCAGCAGATAAGACTGCAGCCCTGAaacaacagaaagcaaagaaagagacaGGCACTGAACGATGATGTAAAGTCAAACAAACCAGGCTCTGAGCTGAAGCTCAAACTGACCCAGATCCTTTTTAGCATCCTATTGGCATCGGGTGAGCCGCTTCCAGCCTTCCTCCACTGGAGACAGATGGACCCACTAGCAGAAGGATATCCTATGCTTCCCACAAGGAACACCCTCCCATAGAACCTGAAGGCACAGAAACCGGAGCCCCTCAAAAGACCTCACACACCTTCAGGTGCTCaatctcctcctgctgcttaTACAGTGTCTCTGCAGTGATAGTGTTGTCTTCTTGCAGAGGGTCAGAGAGCTCTCGGGCCATCTGTTCCGTCAAGGCCATGATGACTTCCTGTTTGGCGTGGTTCTTCTCCATCAGAAGCTGCACATGTTCCTTGAGTTCCTGGATGTGGCTGTCTCTCAAAGTCAGAAtctgctccagttccttcttttcttgttcAAGAGCTTCCAGTCGACTGGTCAGATCTGCAATTTGTCTCACTTTGTGGCGCACCagctccagcctgtccttgtCTTCTGCTGCAGTGAGATACATGCTAGATACTCGCTTCTCCTGCTGGGCTGCCTCCAGAGCTTTGTGGAGAAGTTTAACCAGCTCCTGGAAAGGGAATGATAAGTCATCATATCATAGTGCTGTCCAGGACAATGGCAACATAGACTCAACAGTGAAAGGTCCTCAAGATCTTGAAATTGGCtcctttcagaaggaaaattgaATGCAGAAATCTTAAAACCATATTGAAACCACAGTAGAGAAGTTCTGCTCATAGATCTGGGCCTGGAAGGTCTCTGCAGCAGGTCACAGATGACTTGACTTTACTTGGATTGTAGCAGAAAAGCTCCTACTCACATTGTCTGAATTCTGGATTTCCTATAATCACCCAGGAGGCCCAGAAGAGAACCTGGAGATCCGGTCAGCAGTGTGGTAAAatgggagggagagaaataaTGCAGTCTGCATCCACCTGTGCTACCAGGAGGAAATTGCAGTACCCATTTTAATCTTCCCTTTGCCAGAGTCCTCCATCATTCCATcctacctgaagggaacctTGCCCAGCCACACATTGTTGATTTAGGTTTTGACATCTCAGACActtaaaaaagcaaatcaaagaTGCAACTGACTGCCCAACATGTGACCTGACTCTCCTGTTTCTTCTGTTGGAAGAGCTGCCAGCATCACTCATGGAAAACCTGGCATTGCTCCATGCTTATGATGAGCAGTACAATTTGTGAGAAACAGCTCTTGGAGGCTCATGCCCTAACTTCAACAGTCAGACCACATCTTAATGGTGCATCACTGTTCAAAAAGAATAACCTGTTGTTAACAGCATGACTCCACCTAGAAGTTCTTGCCAGTGTCACAGTACCTATTTTGGACTGTACTTCATACATTCAGTGAGCAACAGAGATGCACAATCAAAACGCCAACAGAATACACGTGGATTTGTTTTACCTCCCTCTTCCACCTAGCTGCTCTTCCTAGCAATGGCTGAAGGTCGTCCCTTGTGCTGGGCACAATCAGACACACACAAAGTGGTAACACCAGGAGCTTCAAGTGGTCCTGTCGGTGCCTGTTGAGCACTTCTCAGCCTAACAACAACATATAAGGGTGTCCCTGCAACCAGACTCAAGGCCCTGGCCTTAGAAGCAGCAGTGTCTCCGTCACACTTACCTTCTGTGATTTGACTTCCTCTGTGAGCGTCAGAATTTGTTGCTGTAGGACACGCCCTTTATCCATTGGGTTCCTCTCCCTGGACAGTTCTTCATGTGAGTCTGGGAAGCCACTGTTCTTCCACCTGGCTTTCCTAATCCAGTTCAGCCTGGACTCCATCCTCCCATCTTCCAGTGTCCCCTCCTTAACTGAAGGAAGACAGGCTTAATTTACACAGATTTGCTTTGCTACTATGGACTCCCAGGTCTTGCTATGAGGGGGACTCCCAACAATTCTGCAGAGAAGGCTGACATGCAGGACAGGGAAAATTGACCTGCTGAGATCCACAGGATTGAAGCCAAAACAGCAAGGATCAGACACAGGTATGCCCAGAATAAACAAAGCTGTGCTATTTTATGGCACCTGTTAACCCACCTTGCACTCTGCGCATCTATCTTGCCCATAGCAAATGCAAGCTACCACCATGGAGAGCTAAGCATGAAGTGGAGCTGCTACGCTTAGCCTGTGCCTTTGCAGCAATTACATTTCTACCTCAAAGAAATATGCCTGGCaccatggatttttttttaactctgcagAAGGTTCCAGAGGCAGAAGATAGAGGCGGCCGCAACCTGAAGCAGTGCCAAAAGAGCCACACTTGTGGCAACAACATGGGAAAAGACTTGAGACAAAGTGATACAGTTTCAATATCCCTTGACAACTTGCCACTCTCTGCTTCCCGTTCCTGCTAAGTCTAGATCCCTGCTAGAGAAGGAGTCATATTCAGACCAGCTCATGCAAATCAGTAACAATCACCTGCACACTCTGTCTCCACTTTTGTCTCTTGCTCCTCATCCACGTTTGCAGGATTCTCTTGGAATTCATCAAAGCTAAAGACATTCTCATTGTTCCCCCAGAGCTGCTTGGAACCACAGATATTGAAGACAGTGTTTCTGAAACATGAAAAGATCAAGACAGGTTAGGAGAAGTCATGATCACTGTAGTCAGTGCAAATTCAAACTATTCAATGCCTCTGCGTCCCCTTAATGGCTTCTCCACCCCTAAAACCTTTTTCATTTGCTGAGAATATGAACTCTTCACAGCATTGGTGGATCTAAGGGAAGCAAGGCTGTAAATAGCGTAAATCAGGAAGATGCCACAAAATCAGTAAAAGCACAGCAATGTAAAATCAGATAATATTTCCCCATGTGCTTGAGCCTTATGCATAATAGACCAACCACATCTCTCCCtatctttcctccttccctctcatcttcccttcctccctctgtccCATCTCTTCGATCACTGCAGAAATCCCAAGGTGACAAGAAAAACTCAGCTACCTACAGCAGAGCCAAAACTGGGACAATGATCACATTTGAAGCAGCCATAAGTTCTGTGCTCCAAAccacatttaaaaaagaacCTTGCCACAACCAAGTCAATAGACTAAATGTAGTAGAGAGATTCAGGAACAGATTTGCAGTCAGACCCAGAAACAGTTTGTTACCGCTGCTGCTATCAGATATTGCCAGAAGCACTATGAGATAACTTTACAGCATCATGCAGAATCACAAATGTACAAGTGTTTTCCATAAAACCTATACAAAAAGGTATGCATACagatcttttttcttcttctcctgtGTTGTTCAtcagttaaaacaaaacaagccccTTTTTCTGAGGTCTACAAACGACTCGGTGTCTGCTACTTTCCTAGCTGTAAGTGAAGCTACCATTCAGGTATTGTTCTCCTTTTGCCTTGCTACTGGCTCCAAGAGCAGAAGAACAGACATTACTGACCTCAGAGAACATAACTGGCATATCAGATCAGCAGACCTTCAATCTCTGTAGCCTGCAGTTAGTATTCATCTAATGCAACATTActgcttttctctacttcatgCTGCACTTCGGTTTTACCCTGAGACTGCAGCAGATCAGAGATCTGCATATGCTATGCTCATGAAGACCCACGCTGACaatgaaagaaatgtttatAGAACCAGGGAAGCAATATAATTTTAAGCTTAAAGAGACAGTTGCTACTCAGGTTCGCAAAAGCATGGCTGGAAGGTTGGAGGGGGAAGATATGTTCACATCATTTTTAATCAAAAGTTAGGGAGTAGGAGAAAATACATAGCCTGCAAAATAGTACAGCTGACTTTGATACTCTCTGCTCCTATGGAGGATCTTTCTTCTTATGGGCATCAGAATGTAGCCAGAGCAATGGTGGCAAAAAAACAACAGGCAACCTTCCAGCCAGAAATACTTGGCAGGTGCCTGGCTACCTACCATACTTGCGGCCACTTAAACATTTTTGGTTATACGTAAATAAATTATTAGGAAACACCTACAGAGATATTGATGGGCTTGTCATTGTGCAACTGTACCTGCCCAAGGCTTGCAACTTTTAGCCCTGATGGAGCTATGCATTGCAACAGCAGATAGAAGTATCACTACAGTGGGAATACTCACACCCTTGAAATTCAGCGAAGAGCAGCAAGCTGTGCAGTCACCCCACATTACAGGCTTAAGCACCTTTCCCTTGAAGTTCCTGCTTTAGAGAATGCACTACATTGAAGGTACTTTGAAACAAATGGAAAGTGCTGTTGGGCTTCTCTCACTACCTACTGGGTACAGCTGAACCTGACCATGTACCCTTCCAAGACTGCAGTGCAGATGCATCACACTAGGCATGGAAAGCACTGCCTATACTGAAGAGAGCTTAACCGAGTCCTAGATCTGCCACTAGGATCTTTGCTAAGAGAGCTGGATGATGAGAAATGCATCAGAACTGTGAGATGTGAAAGACCCCCTGGCAGGAAGTTTACTGTGGCCTGTAATAGCCTTCAAAAAGCTGATTCACAGTTCTTCCACGTAGGCACCATTTCAAACAAtacaggacaggcagggaaggcacacAGTGGCAGGCCAGCATGTCAACCACACTACAGTTCTCTTCATTCACTTACTGTATC
This region of Pithys albifrons albifrons isolate INPA30051 chromosome Z, PitAlb_v1, whole genome shotgun sequence genomic DNA includes:
- the TBC1D2 gene encoding TBC1 domain family member 2A isoform X2, with product MKKGPESLACPLTALGNLVESNPDSNSRNGASVKDKNMLSSPGELENIQLNPSRDTPRKKLCGYLNKLGIKGPIKTWKSRWFIYDENKCHLVYYRTAQDINPLGSIELSSASFNCKMENEEGIFEIRTPCRIFTLKAISKQAMIYWLQQLQVRRWEFCNSKSRFPVGNSQLVNEPLAGRTIDNEDFLPLVKTPTEAVGLKAASLPAPQTSTALQNISLKHPWTEIQNTVFNICGSKQLWGNNENVFSFDEFQENPANVDEEQETKVETECAVKEGTLEDGRMESRLNWIRKARWKNSGFPDSHEELSRERNPMDKGRVLQQQILTLTEEVKSQKELVKLLHKALEAAQQEKRVSSMYLTAAEDKDRLELVRHKVRQIADLTSRLEALEQEKKELEQILTLRDSHIQELKEHVQLLMEKNHAKQEVIMALTEQMARELSDPLQEDNTITAETLYKQQEEIEHLKDDIDAYRTQNQFLNSEIHQVTRLWTSVAENEKALLMKCACLQARNCQMESKYLTVLRKLQEAVPGLPSSHAELVKNLIQEALQWDVKEEGEGCFNLNPISEYDEYGFMTVPDYEIEDWKLLAKIQALEIKSNKLQSQEIVEKPLRDRWNSIGELNPSAELKSLIRSGIPVEHRQRVWRWIVSQHCSHLPDHYQRLLQQSKSTEHPACRQIELDLPRTLTNNKHFSSPTSQLIPKLRRVLLAFSWHNPAIGYCQGLNRLAAVALLVLEDEETAFWCLVHIVENLMPPDYYSDTLITSQVDQRVFKDFLSEKLPRLMTHFEQYQIDVSLITFNWFLVVFVDSLVSDILLRVWDAFLYEGTKYNEEEILRIHDGVEIYQYLRFFTRMIMDGRKLMNIAFNDLNPFPMKLLRNRRSMHREELEAELCELEQIKAAYVKERAEQGPQNLKEVASEEEEEISQK
- the TBC1D2 gene encoding TBC1 domain family member 2A isoform X1 encodes the protein MKKGPESLACPLTALGNLVESNPDSNSRNGASVKDKNMLSSPGELENIQLNPSRDTPRKKLCGYLNKLGIKGPIKTWKSRWFIYDENKCHLVYYRTAQDINPLGSIELSSASFNCKMENEEGIFEIRTPCRIFTLKAISKQAMIYWLQQLQVRRWEFCNSKSRFPVGNSQLVNEPLAGRTIDNEDFLPLVKTPTEAVGLKAASLPAPQTSTALQNISLKHPWTEIQNTVFNICGSKQLWGNNENVFSFDEFQENPANVDEEQETKVETECAVKEGTLEDGRMESRLNWIRKARWKNSGFPDSHEELSRERNPMDKGRVLQQQILTLTEEVKSQKELVKLLHKALEAAQQEKRVSSMYLTAAEDKDRLELVRHKVRQIADLTSRLEALEQEKKELEQILTLRDSHIQELKEHVQLLMEKNHAKQEVIMALTEQMARELSDPLQEDNTITAETLYKQQEEIEHLKDDIDAYRTQNQFLNSEIHQVTRLWTSVAENEKALLMKCACLQARNCQMESKYLTVLRKLQEAVPGLPSSHAELVKNLIQEALQWDVKEEGEGCFNLNPISEYDEYGFMTVPDYEIEDWKLLAKIQALEIKSNKLQSQEIVEKPLRDRWNSIGELNPSAELKSLIRSGIPVEHRQRVWRWIVSQHCSHLPDHYQRLLQQSKSTEHPACRQIELDLPRTLTNNKHFSSPTSQLIPKLRRVLLAFSWHNPAIGYCQGLNRLAAVALLVLEDEETAFWCLVHIVENLMPPDYYSDTLITSQVDQRVFKDFLSEKLPRLMTHFEQYQIDVSLITFNWFLVVFVDSLVSDILLRVWDAFLYEGTKVIFRYALAIFKYNEEEILRIHDGVEIYQYLRFFTRMIMDGRKLMNIAFNDLNPFPMKLLRNRRSMHREELEAELCELEQIKAAYVKERAEQGPQNLKEVASEEEEEISQK
- the TBC1D2 gene encoding TBC1 domain family member 2A isoform X3 is translated as MPADGDFQEHISTSLKAISKQAMIYWLQQLQVRRWEFCNSKSRFPVGNSQLVNEPLAGRTIDNEDFLPLVKTPTEAVGLKAASLPAPQTSTALQNISLKHPWTEIQNTVFNICGSKQLWGNNENVFSFDEFQENPANVDEEQETKVETECAVKEGTLEDGRMESRLNWIRKARWKNSGFPDSHEELSRERNPMDKGRVLQQQILTLTEEVKSQKELVKLLHKALEAAQQEKRVSSMYLTAAEDKDRLELVRHKVRQIADLTSRLEALEQEKKELEQILTLRDSHIQELKEHVQLLMEKNHAKQEVIMALTEQMARELSDPLQEDNTITAETLYKQQEEIEHLKDDIDAYRTQNQFLNSEIHQVTRLWTSVAENEKALLMKCACLQARNCQMESKYLTVLRKLQEAVPGLPSSHAELVKNLIQEALQWDVKEEGEGCFNLNPISEYDEYGFMTVPDYEIEDWKLLAKIQALEIKSNKLQSQEIVEKPLRDRWNSIGELNPSAELKSLIRSGIPVEHRQRVWRWIVSQHCSHLPDHYQRLLQQSKSTEHPACRQIELDLPRTLTNNKHFSSPTSQLIPKLRRVLLAFSWHNPAIGYCQGLNRLAAVALLVLEDEETAFWCLVHIVENLMPPDYYSDTLITSQVDQRVFKDFLSEKLPRLMTHFEQYQIDVSLITFNWFLVVFVDSLVSDILLRVWDAFLYEGTKVIFRYALAIFKYNEEEILRIHDGVEIYQYLRFFTRMIMDGRKLMNIAFNDLNPFPMKLLRNRRSMHREELEAELCELEQIKAAYVKERAEQGPQNLKEVASEEEEEISQK